From Schistocerca americana isolate TAMUIC-IGC-003095 chromosome 11, iqSchAmer2.1, whole genome shotgun sequence, the proteins below share one genomic window:
- the LOC124553294 gene encoding speckle-type POZ protein-like — translation MAAAKEVQEAAATVAGEGATVTLVAGDTRLVAHRAVLADRSPVFAAMLCQDTPEASSSVVTVPDVEGPVLHQLLAYTNSLHAPEMPRMAPELLAAADRYGVWELKVQCEEQLASQLSAENAARTAVLAVRHSCPSLAEVTVAFIKANSLVFATAGWADAVLNHPDEVVKVSQLLGGPLTETR, via the coding sequence ATGGCAGCCGCCAAGGAGGTGCAAgaggctgctgctacggttgctggGGAAGGGGCCACGGTGACTCTGGTGGCCGGGGACACGCGGCTGGTGGCGCACAGGGCCGTCCTGGCAGACAGGAGCCCCGTGTTCGCCGCCATGCTCTGCCAGGACACGCCGGAGGCCAGCAGCAGTGTGGTCACCGTCCCCGACGTCGAGGGCCCGGTGCTGCACCAGCTGCTGGCCTACACGAACTCCCTCCATGCTCCCGAGATGCCCCGCATGGCCCCAGAGCTGCTGGCAGCTGCAGACAGGTACGGCGTGTGGGAGCTGAAGGTCCAGTGTGAGGAGCAGCTGGCCAGTCAGCTGTCAGCAGAGAACGCGGCGCGCACGGCAGTGCTGGCAGTGAGGCACTCCTGTCCCAGCCTCGCAGAGGTCACTGTCGCCTTCATAAAAGCCAACTCGCTGGTGTTTGCCACAGCGGGTTGGGCCGATGCGGTCCTCAACCACCCTGATGAGGTGGTCAAAGTGAGTCAGTTGCTCGGTGGGCCACTAACAGAAACCAGGTAA